A DNA window from Deltaproteobacteria bacterium contains the following coding sequences:
- a CDS encoding deoxyhypusine synthase family protein, whose translation MNQPEKNVLPIFKELSTKDRAEKKELLSTPIEQLDLAKPTTIAGLVEAFGNASIQARNIGTCAKIWEQMLTDPDRPTILLAIAGPLVAAGLRKVIRDLIEYNLVDVVVSTGAILYQDYYQARGYRHYRGTPDADDGVLRDLYIDRIYDTYVDEEGFIDTDLHIGRVADTLAPGNYSSRQFLELLTRDVDDPNSILVTAARHGIPLFAPAINDSSIGIGLTEHYHRCRTQNRPGVAIDSIQDNYELTQIVVQSKCTAAIYIAGGVPKNYVNDSIVMAYIFDRDTGGHRYAFQLTADNPHWGGLSGSTLSEATSWGKVSKQATHAMAFSEPSVSLPLVAGTVLEKRLGERRKRIQFKWEPPFLRGVGHR comes from the coding sequence ATGAATCAGCCGGAAAAAAACGTGTTGCCGATCTTTAAAGAGCTGAGCACCAAGGATCGAGCGGAAAAAAAGGAACTGCTGAGCACGCCGATCGAACAGCTCGATTTGGCCAAACCGACCACGATCGCCGGATTAGTCGAAGCGTTCGGCAATGCCTCGATTCAGGCCCGCAACATCGGGACGTGCGCCAAGATCTGGGAACAAATGCTGACCGATCCGGATCGTCCGACGATCTTGTTGGCCATCGCGGGGCCGCTGGTTGCGGCGGGCTTGCGCAAAGTGATTCGGGATCTGATCGAATACAATTTGGTCGATGTCGTCGTTTCCACCGGCGCGATTTTGTATCAGGATTATTACCAGGCGCGCGGCTATCGCCACTATCGCGGGACCCCGGACGCCGACGACGGCGTGTTGCGCGACCTCTATATCGATCGGATCTACGATACGTATGTCGATGAAGAAGGGTTCATCGATACCGACTTGCATATCGGCCGTGTGGCGGACACGTTGGCGCCGGGCAACTATTCGAGTCGGCAGTTTTTGGAATTGCTGACGCGGGATGTGGACGATCCGAATTCCATCCTCGTCACGGCCGCGCGCCACGGCATTCCACTGTTTGCGCCGGCGATCAACGACTCCAGCATCGGCATCGGGTTGACTGAACATTATCATCGCTGTCGTACCCAAAATCGGCCCGGTGTGGCGATCGATTCGATCCAAGACAACTACGAACTGACGCAGATCGTCGTGCAGTCCAAATGCACAGCCGCGATCTACATCGCCGGCGGTGTGCCGAAGAACTACGTCAACGATTCGATCGTGATGGCGTATATCTTCGATCGCGATACCGGCGGACACCGCTACGCATTTCAGCTTACGGCCGATAACCCGCATTGGGGGGGCTTGAGCGGTTCGACGCTGTCGGAAGCCACGTCGTGGGGGAAGGTGAGCAAACAGGCCACGCACGCGATGGCCTTTTCGGAACCGAGCGTGTCGCTGCCGCTGGTCGCGGGCA